The following proteins are co-located in the Triticum aestivum cultivar Chinese Spring chromosome 1A, IWGSC CS RefSeq v2.1, whole genome shotgun sequence genome:
- the LOC100037637 gene encoding glucose-1-phosphate adenylyltransferase large subunit, chloroplastic/amyloplastic-like → MSSMQFSSVLPLEGKACVSPVRREGSACERLKVGDSSSIRHERASRRMCNGGRGPAATGAQCVLTSDASPADTLVLRTSFRRNYADPNEVAAVILGGGTGTQLFPLTSTRATPAVPIGGCYRLIDIPMSNCFNSGINKIFVMTQFNSASLNRHIHRTYLGGGINFTDGSVEVLAATQMPGEAAGWFRGTADAVRKFIWVLEDYYKNKSIEHILILSGDQLYRMDYMELVQKHVDDNADITLSCAPVGESRASEYGLVKFDSSGRVVQFSEKPKGADLEAMKVDTSFLNFAIDDPAKYPYIASMGVYVFKRDVLLNLLKSRYAELHDFGSEILPRALHDHNVQAYVFTDYWEDIGTIRSFFDANMALCEQPPKFEFYDPKTPFFTSPRYLPPTKSDKCRIKEAIISHGCFLRECKIEHSIIGVRSRLNSGSELKNAMMMGADSYETEDEISRLMSEGKVPIGVGENTKISNCIIDMNARIGRDVVISNKEGVQEADRPEEGYYIRSGIVVIQKNATIKDGTVV, encoded by the exons ATGTCATCGATGCAGTTCAGCAGCGTGCTGCCCCTGGAGGGCAAAGCGTGCGTCTCCCCCGTCAGGAGAGAGGGCTCCGCCTGCGAGCGCCTCAAGGTCGGGGACAGCAGCAGCATCAGGCACGAGAGGGCCTCCAGGAGGATGTGCAACGGTGGCAGGGGCCCCGCCGCTACCGGCGCGCAGTGCGTGCTCACCTCCGACGCCAGCCCGGCAGACACCCTT GTTCTCCGGACGTCCTTCCGGAGGAATTACGCCGATCCGAACGAGGTTGCTGCGGTCATACTCGGCGGTGGCACCGGGACTCAGCTCTTCCCTCTCACAAGCACAAGGGCCACACCTGCT GTTCCTATTGGAGGATGTTACAGGCTCATCGACATTCCCATGAGCAACTGCTTCAACAGTGGCATCAACAAGATATTCGTCATGACGCAGTTCAACTCGGCCTCCCTTAATCGTCACATTCATCGCACCTACCTCGGCGGGGGAATCAATTTCACTGATGGATCTGTTGAG GTATTGGCCGCGACGCAAATGCCTGGGGAGGCTGCTGGATGGTTCCGCGGAACAGCGGACGCCGTCAGAAAATTTATCTGGGTGCTTGAG GACTATTATAAGAATAAATCCATAGAGCACATTTTGATCTTGTCGGGCGATCAGCTTTATCGCATGGATTACATGGAGCTTGTGCAG AAACATGTGGATGACAATGCTGACATTACTTTATCATGTGCCCCTGTTGGAGAGAG CCGGGCATCTGAGTACGGGCTAGTGAAGTTCGACAGTTCAGGCCGTGTGGTCCAATTTTCTGAGAAGCCAAAGGGTGCCGATCTGGAAGCGATG AAAGTGGATACCAGTTTTCTCAATTTCGCCATAGACGACCCTGCTAAATATCCATATATTGCGTCGATGGGAGTTTATGTCTTCAAAAGAGATGTTCTGCTGAACCTTCTAAA GTCAAGATACGCAGAACTACATGACTTTGGGTCTGAAATCCTCCCGAGAGCTCTGCATGATCACAATGTGCAG GCATATGTCTTCACTGACTACTGGGAGGACATTGGAACAATCAGATCCTTCTTCGATGCGAACATGGCCCTCTGCGAGCAG CCTCCAAAGTTTGAATTTTATGATCCAAAAACTCCCTTCTTCACTTCGCCTCGGTACTTACCACCAACAAAGTCAGACAAGTGCAGG ATCAAAGAAGCGATCATTTCGCACGGCTGCTTCTTGCGTGAATGCAAAATCGAGCACTCCATCATCGGCGTCCGTTCACGCCTAAACTCCGGAAGCGAGCTCAAG AACGCGATGATGATGGGCGCGGACTCGTACGAGACCGAGGACGAGATCTCGAGGCTGATGTCGGAGGGCAAGGTCCCCATCGGCGTCGgggagaacacaaagatcag CAACTGCATCATCGACATGAACGCGAGGATAGGAAGGGACGTGGTCATCTCAAACAAGGAG GGAGTGCAAGAAGCCGACAGGCCGGAGGAAGGGTACTACATCAGGTCCGGGATCGTGGTGATCCAGAAGAACGCGACCATCAAGGACGGCACCGTCGTGTAG